CCGACTAATAAAGTCTCAGATGGCTGTAGACGTTTTTCTGGGGATAGAGTTGTGAATAAGTTACCAGAACGGAGTCCCCGCACGCTGAAATCAGTTTCATAAACGCGCTGATTAAAGAAATGGCGGGTTTCTGTAACATAATACTTACCACTATAGCGATCGCCCATACCCTCAAGACTAATAACCCGTCCAGGACGAATCTCAGGATTCCCTTCTGCTTTGGCATCTGCGTAAACAAATTCTCCTCCTAGTTCATCACACAAAGCCTGAGCCATCGTATCTGCTTGTTTTTTGCTGGCAACAGGTTTATCTACAACAATCATTTTAGGAGACTTAAGATTAGAAAATGCATTACTCGTACTACTTCCTAGCTTATTACCTGTCTCAGTTGTTTGCTTCTCTTTGTTAGCTGTTCCACTAATCAATTTTTTCTGGGTATAGTCCCAGGCTCGTACTTCTACAGAACTTATCTGTTCAGCACTAGTAACACGAGTACTAAATTTATTAATATCAACTAGCCATTTTAATGATAAAGCTCCCTGAGTTTTTGGTTTGCAAAAATTGAGTTTTTCTTCGGTAATAAATAACTCAAAACCAATGCGAGCAGCCCTTTCTCGCAAAAATTCCATATTAGTTTGATTTTCTTGAAAGACATACTTATGAACTTCACCAGTTTGCTCTATATTGCCAGGTTTTATACCTACTTCTTTAATTATTTTATTGACTATACCGCTATCAGTTTCATTTAGAAAAGAACGATTATAACGACCTCTATGCAGACGATGAGAAATATCATAACCGCGAACAATTATATCAGCTTCAGATTTTTCATTAAAGTGAACTTCCATCGCTGTAATTTCGCCTTCAATAATGAATTCCCCTACCTCTTCTTGAAAATTATTATCTAGAGTAGTACTTGAAGTAAAACCTAACTTCACTTTTTTACCAATCTTAAACAACTGATCGTGTCGCCAAGCCTTATTTTCTGCTCGATCAGATGTGGGAATATAGCTATTATGGATTACTAGCGTAAACATTGCTGGTAAATGAAGGCTTTCTTCTATTGTGATTTGCAACAAATCCTTCATTAATTCAGGCGAAGCAGGTTGTCCATCTACCTGTATTTTAGGTTCGCTTAAATAAAGGCTTTTTTTAGCAGGCATAACTATTATTTGATAATTTATAAAATGTTCAGAGCAGCCTTGAATGAAAAAGTAAATACTAATTTCTCACTTTATTTGTTTTACTTACTCAGTTTTTGACCCTTTTTATCTGTTGCACGAGCGTTGCCTTTAGAATCAGATTTACGTCCTCCAGGCAGGTTATTCTTATCTACTTCTTGCAAGGCTATATCTACCAGTGCCCTGACTGGTGTACCATCACTCAAAAACATATTTAAAGTGTAGGTTAAACTCGTGATTACACAATAAAAATACTCATCTCCCCAGGTAAATATATAAACAGGTGGTCGTTTGTCAGTTGCTTTAGTGATAGTTTCTACACCTTTCTTAATGTTATCTATGTACTTTTTTATCACCGACTCTTTCGTTTCATAAGTATCATAAAGTAACTGTTTAAGTGTAAATTTGTAAGGTTCAACGCCAGAAAAGTTTACTTTCGGAAGTAGAGTAGTTCCTCTATTGCCATCCTTACTTTCCCACTTAACAGTCCGAGCGAAACTAATATCTGTAGGATTAAACATTAATTCAATATCTGGCGCTTCATTGTTATAAGCTACAAGCTTGGCTTTCTCAAGTTGGGGTTTAAGCTTTTGAATAACAATAATTGCTGGACTTGCCATTTGAATATTTCTCCTAAAATTAATTATTTAATGAAAATTTACCAAGGTAATCGACCTGAGTAACCACCATGACGCTCTCGTTCAATTTCTATCCGTTGTCGTAATCTGTGATAAATTTCACGAGCTAGAGCTTCCAAATCAGCTGTATCATCTTTTTCATCTCCTGGAGAAGATGAGGATGCACTCTCTATGGTTTCAGTTATCGGTTGTATTTCTCTAGATATGTCGGGTGGAGTGACTTCTCCACCATTAGCAAAGCCTCTAGGTGAAGGAAGGTGTTTAGCAAAAACTTGTGGTGATTCGGAAACATGAGAAAATTCATAATTTTGACTGTTTGATTCCTCATCATTAAAATTAAAGCTAGAGAATTCATCATTATTTCCATTTAGTAAATCTTCCACACTTGACCATTGAGAAGGTGTATCTGACCATTGGGAAGGTGTGTGAGTGCTGGGATTTGCTTTTCGGAAAATCAGGGGAGGCGATGAGTATTGAGGTGAAGATTCACCGACATCTATTGTTTCATTTTGAAGAGTATGAAGCTGGGGAGAATTGAGGATAGAAAGTTTCTGTTTGTTAATATTCAACCCCAAGGAAGAAGGAATTAAAGAATTTGATATCTCAGGTGAATCAGTCTCAGCGCTTTTTAGCTGTAATGCAGTGTCTGGAAAAGAATCGACTTTAGTCGGAGTCTCTGGAGAAATTGTTGCTTCCGGTTCTATGGGATTGGGTGTTTGTAAACTTGGAAGAATAATATCTTGCGGTGTTCCACCCGTGTTGATGTGATGTAGTAGGGGTAGATTTTTCTGTGCATCCCTGGTATTAATCACAAACTCCCCAGGCGTAAGCATTGCAGGTACTGTATCGGAGGGTGCTATTTGCTCGCGATTTTCAACACGTGAGTCTGTAACATGACCACCAGTAGCATAACCTTTAGGCGCGGGCAAATTTTCTGCGATCGCATTTTGTTCAACTTTAGGTGCTGTGCTTACCTCATCTTGTAGAGAAGTTGGGTTGTCTAGAATATCTGGATTATCCCAGGTATAAGCAAAGGTTGATATTTCAGGATTTTCTGATTCTACTGCTTGTTCATTATCAATAATTTCCCTAAAAATACTTGTTTTCTCAACAATTTCAGGCGATGTGGCGCTAACTACCAATGCTTCATCAATTTCAGGTGATGTGGCGGTAACTGTTGGTGTTTCAGTAATCTCAGGCGAATTGGTGCTAACTACCAATGCTTCATCAATTTCAGGCGATGTGGTGCTAACTACCAATGCTTCATCAATTTCAGGTGATGTGGCGGTAACTGTTGGTGTTTCAGTAATCTCAGGCGAATTGGTGCTAACTACCAATGCTTCATCAATTTCAGGTGATGTGGCGCTAATTGTTGGTGTTTCAGTAATCTTAGGCGAATTGGTGCTAACTACCAATGCTTCATCAATTTCAGGTGATGTGGCGGTAACTGTTGGTGTTTCAGTAATCTCAGGCGAATTGGTGCTAACTACCAATGCTTCATCAATTTCAGGGGAAATGGCGGTAACTGTTGGTGTTTCAGCAATTTCAGGCGAATTGGTGCTAACTACCAATGCTTCATCAATTTCAGGTGATGTGGCGCTAATTGTTGGTGTTTCAGTAATCTCAGGTGAATTGGTGCTAACTACCAATGCTTCATCAATTTCAGGTGATGTGGCGCTAACTGTTGGTGTTTCAGCAATTTCAGGTGATGTGGCGCTAATTGTTGGTGCTTCAGTAATCTCAGGTGCTGCTAAGATGGGTTGACTTTCTGTAAACTCGCTACTAAGATTTTGAACATTGCTATCACGTTGTAGTGAAGTCACATTTCCTGAGACATCTGAGACATTAAGCACCATCGCAGACTGTGATTCTGAAGTTACTAATTGTTCATCGCTATCAGGGTTGCTGAATAAACTAGGTGTGTGTTCAATAGCTGCTGAGGTAGGTGTTAACTGAACAGGCGTAATATCTGGAAACTCACTCGTAACACTGGAATCAATTTCCTGACTTTTCACAGTATCTGTAAAACCTTTTTCCTGAAAGGACAGAGGCTTTAAATTCTCCCTATTATCTGGTAATAAAGGGGGGTGAGGGGTTAGATTTTGCGTTGCTTTTTTTACATTGTGTGAAAAGTCAGGATCAATTTCTTGTTGTACTGTAATAGGATTTTTTGCAACTGAAGACTCAGTATTAGGTGAAGTAAAATGCGTCTCTACGGTATTTTCATCATTCTCCAAAGCATGGAGTAAAGTAGGTGAATCATCAACCTCAGATGAAGTAGGTGCTGAAGATAAAGTTAAATAATTATCAGAGATAGCATTATTTGTAACAAAATTATTTGTGTTTTTTTCTGAATCAGAGACAGCATTATCTGTGACAAAATTATTTTTGCTTTTTTCTGATATTAAGTCTGCTTCAATAGCTGTAATTTCCTCAAGTTTAGTATTAATATTTGGTGATTCTTCTTCCTGCAATAGAGAGTTTAAGGTTGGTAAAATCTCTTTTGCTTGGATTAAATTTCCTTTGATTAAATTTGTTCGACTTACGCTGCTTTTATTGTCAACTATAGAAGGGACTTGAACTGTTTGAATGTCTTGTTGTGGTGGCGTTTGGCTAACTGGTATACCTGAAAGGTTAAGTGATTCTGAGACTTCAGGGATTAGTTCTTCTTCACTATTTGTAAAGTTGCTATCCCCTATAAATATTTTTTCTGTATTTTTCTTAGAAGGAACTTCTATAGATGAAGTGTTGACTAATTCACTGGTTTCATCTTCTAATTCAATATTTTCTTCCGATGTTAAAGTATTTTCTGTTAAAGACAAATCTTTACTAGAGAAACTAGATATTAGCTCAGAAGTTTCTGACAGCTCATCGCTAGCATCGGTAGCAAAATTATCGAATAAAGTTGATTTGTCTTGAAAACTAGGTGAAGTATCTACGGTTGGGGTACTGACAGAACTACGATCCTTTGTAGTAGTGTCTAACACAATATTTAGTTGTAAATCTTGTGTTTCGAAATTAGCCTCAATAGGCATAGATTCATCTGATATTAATAAGTTATCTTTATTAAGATTAATATTAGTTTTATCAACAATTGGCTCAAAGTTTTTAGGACTAGATGATTTGATAGCTTTTTTAGTTCTAGATTTTGACTTTGGTTCTTTTTCTAGTGGTTTCTTAGATTTATTTGTTTTTTTTGGCTTAGATTTAGTTTTTATATTTACTTCTTGGGATGTGCCATTACTCGTATTTGTCTCGTTGGGAGTTGGCATTATCTTTGGAATACTATTTTTTACTGATTCATTGCTATTTTCTAGTTCAGCTATTGAATCAGAAGCATCAAACTCAATCAACGGAAATTCGCCAAATTCACTATTTATATCCTGAGTATCCCAACTATCCCAACCTATTAATGGTTCAATCGATGGTTCATACTGACGAGACAAGAAAAATTTAGAGGATTTGACTAATGGTGGTTTAGTTTGGATTGTACTAATAAAATTACTTCGTGAATGCAAAGAATGAGATTCTTTTCTCAATATTATTCCCTGAGAATTATATAAAGATGATATAACCCCAAGGGGATGAATATTGTTTCCTAGTGAAGATTGAATAATTTGCATAGTGATAGTTTAAGAGTAGCCAATTAGCTAGAAACGAAATATCCTGATTTTTGATTTCGTTGTACAGAAGAGCCTCCTCCTGTAGACCTTGCGACTTGTAAACCTTCATAAGCTAAAGTTAATTCTTCAATCGCAACTGCCTTCCCATCTGCTTGGAGTGCAGGAGTTTTCCAGGTTATAGGAATAGCACCAATCAAAGTCCAACTCATCATCGTTTCACCGGCTTGATTAAAAATCAGAATATTGACATTGCGTCGAGATGTTTTCTTTTTTTCATCAAAAACTGCATTCATCCAGTTCCAAAAACCTGGATGATCGGTAAATCCTCGTTTAAGAGTTATGTCTGCAAATTCTGTATGACCTAAATAAATTCTTTGCTGGTCGTTAACACCACCTTCCTGAAAAACATTTTTCTTAATTTGAACACTTAATCCTGAACATTCAGCGAAAGATGCAGCAATAGAACTGTCTATCTCTACGTAAAACCGATTAGTAGTGACATAATTTAATTCGTGAGTAATGTTGCCATTGTTAGCGCCTGTAGCCATTACAACCACCTTTGAGAATCATAACTACCTATTCTTTCGCGCTGCGATCGCAAATCTTCTAGCATAAGTTTATATACGTGTTCTGTAAGCTGGTTCATCAGCCGTGAATCGTTGAGATATTTACTTGCCGTTTTAGCCGCCTTAGTAGCATCAGATGCCGCCGAAACCCCGGCGTATCCAGCAGTACCGCCAACATCTCCATCGAACGTGAAAAAAGTTTGTTGCTGTTTTGAGTCCATAAATAAAAAAACTCTCCCTAAATCCAGGCTAAAGGTACTGCATCAGAATCAAAAGTAGCCAAAAGTCGAACTTAGTTTTTGCCTGGATTTTGACTTTTGAGTAGTTGTGTTACTAGTGCGATCGCTGTAATATCCATGTAAGTAACAGCGTACTATTCATCTACCTACAGCTTGGGCATCTGGAGAAGAAAATGAGAGAACACATCAGCCGGCAGAAAAAAACTACTACAGGCTTCTCAATTCCATCCCTAAAACACCCGACACCCGGCTTTGGTTTGGAGTCGTCGGCAATTTCACGCCAAGCGGTTCCTGAAATACAACCACTCCATCAACCAGTTACTCACGATATCAGTCGCATACCACTGCGTAGTCCTCAAGCAAAACTCTCAATTAGCCAGCCTGGAGACATTTACGAACAGGAAGCTGATAGCGTCGCACAGCAGGTAATGCAAAGAATGGCGCAGCCTGTAAATCGTCAGCCTATCCAACGAGAAATATTGTCAGAGGAAGAAGAATTGCAGATGAAACCTCTGGCAAGTTCCATCACGCCTTTGGTGCAACGAGAAGCATTGCTAGAGGATGAGGAAGAAGAATTACAGATGAAACCTGTGGACAATAGCACATTGCAACGAGAAGCATTGCCAGAGGATGAGGAAGAATTACAGATGAAATCCCTCGACAGTAGCACGCTGCAACGAGAAGCATTGCCAGAGGATGAGGAAGAATTGCAGATGAAACCGATGGTGCAGCGTCAGGCTGAGGCTGGAATGGCTGCTGCACCTGACTTGGAAGCGTCCATTAGCCAAGCAAGGGGTGGTGGACAGGCGATCGCAGACAACATCCGCGAACCGATGGAACAGGCGTTTGGCGCAGATTTCAGTGGGGTGAAGGTTCACACGGATGGTAAATCTGACCAGTTAAATCAGTCAATTCAGGCGCGGGCTTTCACAACGGGACAAGATGTGTTCTTTCGCCAGGGGGAATATAATCCTGGGAGTCGAGGGGGTCAGGAGTTGTTGGCGCATGAGTTGACCCATGTAGTGCAGCAGAACAATAACACTGTGAATCGGCAGTTAATTCAAAGAGCTGTTGGATTTGAATTTGAATTTGGAGAATGGAAATCCTACAAAAATGATGACAAGAAAAGTCGATTAGCTAAAGGTGAAGAAATTATTTCGGGAACGGGATATAAAATTGAAGGAGAAGATACATACGATAGTAAAGTATCTGCTGTTGAAGTCGTCACAAAGCCATACACAACAAGAAAAGAAGCCTTAGAATCTGTCACCGAAGCTCAAGAAAAAATGCAGTCAATGTCAAAAGATGGAGAGGACATAGGACATCTGGCAAATAAGTATGGTGGTAAGGCAAGTGTTTTTATTGAGCCGCATGGAAAAGCTGGTAAAGTCCAAGCCTCAGCTGCTATTCCCCTTGATAAGCTTGCGAATTTGTATTCAATTCAAGCAGGTGGTGATGGGAAAGGTCTAGGAGCTTCAGTTACAACTAAACTACAAAATGAAGATTTAAAAAACAAGTACTTGGATGGTAAAGATGCCAGTCCTGAACTGATTGGTCTAGTGACACTTGTCTTAGATTATATCGAACAAGGATCGGGTAAAGGAAATCTCAGTTATCCAAAATCCACGTTCAAACTCATGGCAAGAACTTCATTTGATAAAATGTTGACTCTTGTTCCAGAACACTCATTCTTTAGTAATAAGAGCAATATAGATAAATGGGCTGGTTTAGTATTGGAGATTGCCGCTAGTCTTGGGATGAGCAAAAAACAAGAAGTAGTAGAGTCTAAAAAATCTGTAATGACAGATGTTGAGGTCAAAAAAGAACGGAAGTTTAAATGGATGACTCGAATATTTGGAAAGAGAAAAGTAACCGAAAAAGTCATGAAAGAGTTTATAATGAAACAACCAACTTTTGTGAAAAAAACCGCAGAAGAGTTAGCGGAAGAACCAATTATAAATCAAGTTCTTATGGGTATGGAATTATTGCCCGAAGACTCAGATAAAGATAAGCAATCTTACAAGCTAAAAATTAAACGAATTGAATGGCTTAAAGGGATGCTAAAAGAAGATTTAATCAGTAAGGCAACAGATAAGCGTTTTGAGGGGATGGGATCATACGGAGTCTCAACAGATGTCCAGGTGATACCAGAAGACATTGAAGTAGTAACAGAAAAAGCCGTCTCCAAAGCAGTGGATGAATTAGAGAATGAAGACGAAGCTCAGTCTAAATCGGTTTCTAAGGAAACAAAGGAAGCACCTATTTTTGAGTTGCGTGGCATGAAGGATATGTTCGCTATTCAACAAGATATTAATCTAACTGATTGGACTGAGAAAGTAAAAGCAGTGTTTGAAGTGATTGAAGAAGCGAATAAAGGAGAATCGTTTGCACCTGGCGGAAAACCGAATATTCCAAAGGATGTAGACAAGCCTGATATTTGGGAGAAAGTTTGATCGTGGATCTTGTAGTGCGATCGCTCTCTCTATTCTCACTAAAAATGCGATTGCTGTTGTCGGTTGAGTGCGATCGCCTGTTGATGTTTTTGTGAATGCGATCACTGCTATGACGATAAAATAAGAGTGCGATCGCGATGTTGTCGTTAAAAAACTCCATAGCCCGTATATTCCCGCATTTCAGGAGATTGAAATCCAAGAACAATATTATCTTTTGGAACCCCTCGCTCTACAAGTTCTTGAGCCACTCTCATTTCCGTCATATTCTGCTCAATCGAAATTTTTCCCTGTTTAATATCCAAATGTAAAACACAACCATAGACTCGCCGATGACCATCCCATCCCACATTGATAACCATGTAATGGTCT
The Nostoc punctiforme PCC 73102 genome window above contains:
- a CDS encoding VgrG-related protein; the protein is MPAKKSLYLSEPKIQVDGQPASPELMKDLLQITIEESLHLPAMFTLVIHNSYIPTSDRAENKAWRHDQLFKIGKKVKLGFTSSTTLDNNFQEEVGEFIIEGEITAMEVHFNEKSEADIIVRGYDISHRLHRGRYNRSFLNETDSGIVNKIIKEVGIKPGNIEQTGEVHKYVFQENQTNMEFLRERAARIGFELFITEEKLNFCKPKTQGALSLKWLVDINKFSTRVTSAEQISSVEVRAWDYTQKKLISGTANKEKQTTETGNKLGSSTSNAFSNLKSPKMIVVDKPVASKKQADTMAQALCDELGGEFVYADAKAEGNPEIRPGRVISLEGMGDRYSGKYYVTETRHFFNQRVYETDFSVRGLRSGNLFTTLSPEKRLQPSETLLVGIVTDNKDPEKMGRVKVKFPTLTEDHTSDWARVVAVGAGNNRGFDCLPEVNDEVLVGFEHGDIHRPYVIGGVWNGKDAPPERVSDSVASGVRLRTIKTRVGHVLQFVEEDKGTSKTGIRVETKDGHKIYLNDSQSCIEIETKGGHKIKMDDMAKSVSVKSTGNMSLDAAGNIDITANGVITVKGAMIRLN
- a CDS encoding phage tail protein; its protein translation is MATGANNGNITHELNYVTTNRFYVEIDSSIAASFAECSGLSVQIKKNVFQEGGVNDQQRIYLGHTEFADITLKRGFTDHPGFWNWMNAVFDEKKKTSRRNVNILIFNQAGETMMSWTLIGAIPITWKTPALQADGKAVAIEELTLAYEGLQVARSTGGGSSVQRNQKSGYFVSS
- a CDS encoding DUF4157 domain-containing protein; this encodes MREHISRQKKTTTGFSIPSLKHPTPGFGLESSAISRQAVPEIQPLHQPVTHDISRIPLRSPQAKLSISQPGDIYEQEADSVAQQVMQRMAQPVNRQPIQREILSEEEELQMKPLASSITPLVQREALLEDEEEELQMKPVDNSTLQREALPEDEEELQMKSLDSSTLQREALPEDEEELQMKPMVQRQAEAGMAAAPDLEASISQARGGGQAIADNIREPMEQAFGADFSGVKVHTDGKSDQLNQSIQARAFTTGQDVFFRQGEYNPGSRGGQELLAHELTHVVQQNNNTVNRQLIQRAVGFEFEFGEWKSYKNDDKKSRLAKGEEIISGTGYKIEGEDTYDSKVSAVEVVTKPYTTRKEALESVTEAQEKMQSMSKDGEDIGHLANKYGGKASVFIEPHGKAGKVQASAAIPLDKLANLYSIQAGGDGKGLGASVTTKLQNEDLKNKYLDGKDASPELIGLVTLVLDYIEQGSGKGNLSYPKSTFKLMARTSFDKMLTLVPEHSFFSNKSNIDKWAGLVLEIAASLGMSKKQEVVESKKSVMTDVEVKKERKFKWMTRIFGKRKVTEKVMKEFIMKQPTFVKKTAEELAEEPIINQVLMGMELLPEDSDKDKQSYKLKIKRIEWLKGMLKEDLISKATDKRFEGMGSYGVSTDVQVIPEDIEVVTEKAVSKAVDELENEDEAQSKSVSKETKEAPIFELRGMKDMFAIQQDINLTDWTEKVKAVFEVIEEANKGESFAPGGKPNIPKDVDKPDIWEKV
- a CDS encoding XisI protein, whose product is MDTLESYRHIIQSLLTAYAAIPIANGQIDCYTVFDTKQDHYMVINVGWDGHRRVYGCVLHLDIKQGKISIEQNMTEMRVAQELVERGVPKDNIVLGFQSPEMREYTGYGVF